The Methanomassiliicoccales archaeon genome has a window encoding:
- a CDS encoding ABC transporter ATP-binding protein, translating to MVEVKLENIVKTFGETVALKGINLHVKDGELFTLLGPSGCGKSTTLRIIAGLDFADSGHLYFDDDDVTYKSSSERGAVLVFQNYALWPHMTVYDNVAYGLKVKKLPKQEIDRKVKWALELVKLQGYEDRYPTQLSGGQQQRVAIARALVVEPKLLLLDEPLSNLDAKLRLEMRSEIRRIQR from the coding sequence ATGGTCGAGGTTAAACTTGAGAATATAGTAAAAACATTTGGGGAGACTGTAGCGTTAAAAGGCATTAATCTACACGTAAAAGATGGAGAACTTTTCACTCTCCTTGGTCCAAGTGGGTGTGGGAAATCAACCACCTTAAGAATCATAGCTGGCCTAGACTTTGCTGATAGTGGACATTTATATTTCGATGACGACGATGTGACGTATAAAAGTTCAAGTGAAAGAGGAGCAGTGCTAGTTTTCCAAAACTATGCTCTATGGCCCCATATGACCGTTTATGACAACGTGGCTTATGGTCTAAAAGTAAAAAAACTTCCAAAGCAAGAGATTGACAGAAAAGTAAAATGGGCGCTTGAACTGGTTAAGCTCCAAGGTTATGAGGATAGATATCCAACCCAGCTGAGTGGAGGCCAACAGCAAAGAGTAGCAATAGCAAGGGCCCTCGTAGTTGAACCTAAGCTCTTACTCTTAGATGAACCTCTCTCAAACCTAGATGCAAAACTTAGACTTGAAATGAGATCCGAAATAAGAAGGATACAACG